One stretch of Hemibagrus wyckioides isolate EC202008001 linkage group LG01, SWU_Hwy_1.0, whole genome shotgun sequence DNA includes these proteins:
- the ebag9 gene encoding receptor-binding cancer antigen expressed on SiSo cells translates to MAVTQFRLFKICTCIASILSFFKRLICRTGRSRKRSGDQITLPTTVDFSSVPKQPEIEEWSSWDEEAPTSIKIEGGNGAVPSQQNQVENEEPDYFKDMAPTIRKTQKIVLKKREPMNFSLPDTSTGFSSRLAATQDMSFIQPSAELGDLETWQEDTNAWEDESDASWEAEEVLRQQKMAEREKRAMEQQRKKMEKEAQRMLKKEQKMAVKLS, encoded by the exons ATGGCCGTGACTCAGTTTCGTCTGTTTAAGATCTGCACATGCATAGCATCCATCCTGTCATTCTTTAAAAGGCTCATATGCAG AACTGGGAGATCACGCAAGCGAAGTGGTGATCAGATCACGCTCCCTACTACGGTTGATTTTTCCTCTGTACCCAAACAG CCAGAGATTGAGGAGTGGAGTTCATGGGATGAAGAGGCCCCTACGAGTATAAAGATTGAGGGAGGTAATGGAGCTGTTCCATCCCAGCAGAACCAAGTGGAGAATGAAGAGCCAGATTATTTCAAAGACATGGCTCCTACTATCAGGAAAACACAAAAA ATTGTCTTGAAGAAAAGGGAGCCAATGAATTTCTCTCTCCCTGATACCAGTACAGGATTCTCAAGCAGATTGGCAGCCACTCAGGATATGTCCTTTATCCAGCCTTCA GCAGAGCTGGGAGACCTGGAAACCTGGCAGGAGGACACTAATGCCTGGGAAGATGAGTCTGATGCTTCGTGGGAGGCAGAAGAAGTGTTAAG ACAGCAGAAGATGGCAGAGAGGGAGAAGCGTGCCATGGAACAGCAGAGGaagaagatggagaaagaggCACAGAGAATGTTGAAGAAGGAGCAAAAGATGGCAGTAAAGCTTTCCTAA